The Candidatus Binatia bacterium DNA window CTGATCGCGTCGTCCTCCAAGATGATCACGGCGGGCGTGCTTCTACGGCTCCAGGATCAGGGCATTCTCGACATGAACGAGCCCATCGTTGAGGCAGTGGGGGAGTGGGGGAACGACAACCCTGCGATCACCCCGGCCCAGCTTGTGTCGAATAGCTCCGGCCTGGTGGGCCTCGGGCCCGATCCGACCTACGGGCCGTACCTCTGCCAGTACCTCTTCACCGGCACGCTCCAGGACTGCGCTCGGCAGATCTTCACGACCGATCAGGACGACGCCGACGTGATCCCGCCCGATACGGAGTTCCGCTACGGGGGCGCCCAATGGCAGGTCGCGGGTGCCGTGGCCGAGATCGTCTCGGGCAAGAGCTGGGCGGAGCTCATCGACGAGACCTACACCCAGCCCTGCGGCCTCACGGCGCTGGGTTACAACAACCACTTCGTCCAGGTCATGGCCGAAGACGGAGATCCCTTCGGCTACCCTCCCGCCTTCGACGGCAACCCGGGCGTTCTGCTGCCGTCGGACAACCCGAACATGGAGGGCGGGGTATACACCTCCATCGCCGACTACGGGGAACTGCTCTTGATGCATCTGCGGGGCGGGATGTGCGGTGAGAACCGCGTGCTGTCCGAGGCCGCGGTCGCCCAACTCCACGAGGACCGCGTTGCGCGCACGTACGGCAATGGGCCCGGCTACGGCATGGGCTGGTGGGTCGACCGGCAGAACCCGTCTCTGATCACCGATCCGGGCGCCTACGGCTCCACGGCTTGGCTCGACGAGGACCGCGGTTACGGCG harbors:
- a CDS encoding serine hydrolase, with protein sequence MKTAQRISLGAVLLLAACGDSSPTGSGVNPENSLRTFDFSAFEAEVDAFIADNAEVEGVGAIIVHRDEGVVLKRGFGNYHEDRISLIASSSKMITAGVLLRLQDQGILDMNEPIVEAVGEWGNDNPAITPAQLVSNSSGLVGLGPDPTYGPYLCQYLFTGTLQDCARQIFTTDQDDADVIPPDTEFRYGGAQWQVAGAVAEIVSGKSWAELIDETYTQPCGLTALGYNNHFVQVMAEDGDPFGYPPAFDGNPGVLLPSDNPNMEGGVYTSIADYGELLLMHLRGGMCGENRVLSEAAVAQLHEDRVARTYGNGPGYGMGWWVDRQNPSLITDPGAYGSTAWLDEDRGYGAFLVIEVTSDLGSTLTRRTIGHVNEAIDAAG